A window of Nocardia arthritidis genomic DNA:
GCCGCGATGGTCGAGGGGTTCTACACCGCGCTGCCGCCGTACCAGAAGATGCCGCAATCGCTGGTCGAGACCGATTTCGCGCGCGGAACCAAGCTGAACGTCGACCTATTCTTCGAGTATCTGCGCCGTGGCGTCGAGCCCAGCGAGGAGGACAGCAGGGAGCTGATCGAGCTGGCGATGGACCGGTTGCGCGACGGCACCCCGCTGGCCGAGGTGCTCGACCGCTACCGGCTCGGCGCGGCCTTCCTCTGGGAGCGGCTGCGTTCGGTGGCGACGCCGAGCGAGCGCGAGCTGATGCTCGACGTATCGGTGGCGCTGTTGAAGTACGTGACGCTGATCATCACCCGGATCTCGACGGCCGCCTCCCAGCGCGTGCACGATCCGCGCTGGGATCTGCTGGAGCGCCGCCGCGGCATCGCCGACGCGCTGCTGTCCGGCCAGGATCCGGTGGAGTGGGTGAACGATCCGGTGATCCCGGTGGCCGATGCCTTCCTCGTCGCGGTGTTCCGGCTGGCGGGCACGCGCGGCGGGCCCGCATCGGCGCTGCGGCACCGGGTGGAGGCGATTCCCGGCGTCTTCCTGCGGCTGGACGCGGGCGGTTGGACCGCGCTCATCCCACTGCAGCCCGGCGACGACGGCACCGCGACCGAGGCCGCGCTGCTCGGACGCCTGCCCGCGGCGCAGGCCGGGCCGCCGCCCTACTGGGTCGGCGTCGGCGCCGCGCATACCCGCGAGTCGATTCCGGTGATGTTCGACGAGGCACGGGTGCTCGCCGAGCTGGGCCGCTGCCTGGCCCATCGAGAAGTGTTGTGCCGCAGGCAACATCTACAGTTCGAGTACACGGTCGCGGTGAGCGATGCGGCCCGGCCCGGACTGGCCGCGGTGCTCGCGCCGCTCGATGCCCAGCCGCTGCTGGCGGAGACGCTGGAGGTGTTCGTCGACAGCGGATTCAACCAGCTGGCCACCGCGCGGCAGCTGAACGTGCACCGCAACACCGTCACCTATCGGCTGTCGCGGGTGCACGAGCTCACCGGACTCGATCCGCACCGCCCCGCCGACGCGATGACGCTCTCCGCGGCCCGGCTCGCCCGGCGGTTGGAGTCCGCCGATTTCGCCCCCTAGAACTCGCCGGCCGCTCGAGCATATTGAGCAAAAAGGCGAAAACGAGAAATTGCTGGTCCCGGTTAAAACCATCCAGATGGAAATAAAGTTGCACCAGGCATTTCATCGATCGACACCAGCCAACGGCCCGATGATTGCGGACCACAAGCGGATCCAGGCATCCATTATGTCCATTTCAACCGATTTGTCTGGTTTGCTGGTGACCCGGAGCCGGTCACACCCGCAGATCACGGGACCATCGCAGCTGGTCAAAGCAACAACACCGACCTCGGCTCACAACAGCTAGCCGACCAGCAGTTTCGACTGCGAGCCACCTCACTTTTATGGGCCCGCGCCTGTAACGTTTCGGTATAGCTATGATGAATTTCAGGTGAGGTGCACCACTGATTTCAGCACACTTTCAGCTAACTTAATAAGCCTCGCTTCACATCTTTGCAGGCCACGGCGTTGCGGCAGACCATTCGGTCGGTCCCGGCGCCGTTTTCCTCGTTTGCGGTGTAAATACCGGTGACTCACCTCACCGTCACATAACGCTTTGAAATCTCTTATGGTTTTCTCATTCCGAACCAGACGACGACGTCCCGGGGTTGAACCCGACCGCAGCCCCGCTTCTCGGATGTGAAAAAAACTGTCACTATTTTCGGATCGGTAATCCGGACTCTGCAAAGAATTACCGATGGGCAGCTGAAGGTGCGTCATGGAATTCATCGAACTGGCCGACTACCCCTTGTCGGCCGGCCACGTCATCGAGTGGCAGCCGACCGCCCGCAGGCACTGGGCGGACTGGCCGCGCGACAACAGGGCGGTGTCCTACAACCACGAGCATCATCTGCGAGATGCCTTGGAGCACAGCAGAATTCGAGATCAACGACACTACTGGCTGGGCCACGCGTTCCGCATCGACGGTCCGCTGGACCCGCAGGCGTGGCGCGGTGCGCTCGACGCCTGGATCGACCGGCACGAGGGCCTGCGCAGCCACGTCACCATCGAGGGCGGCAAACCGGCGCGCTACACCCTCCCGCCCGGTGAGATCCGGGTGCATGCCGTCGACGCCGGACGGCCGACCTCGACCATCTCCACCTATCACCTGGTACAGGGCCTGCTGGACCAGGGCACCGCACCGAGCCGGTGGCCGGCCTACGTCTGCGTCACCATCGCCAACCGCGGCGGTTTCACCGTGGTCATCGCCGCCGACCACTCCATCCTGGACGGCTATTCGACCATCACCATCGGCAGCGAGCTGCGACAGTTCTACGCCGCCGCACTCGACCCGAAATGCCAACCGCCGCAATCGAACCCGGGTAGTTACCTGGACTTCTGCGACCAGGAGCGCAGCAGCGCCGACGCCGCGACCGTCGACACCGACGGCGTGCGGACCTGGCAGGAATTCCTGTCCGACGCCAGGACCGCGGGCGAATCCGACGCGACCACCGGGCCGCTCGCGCCCACCGCGCCGCTGAGCCGGGTGGCCGCCCGGCCCATCCAGCTCGGCGCGGGCGAACAGCA
This region includes:
- a CDS encoding PucR family transcriptional regulator; translation: MMPSRTRVFDDLHRRAAAMVEGFYTALPPYQKMPQSLVETDFARGTKLNVDLFFEYLRRGVEPSEEDSRELIELAMDRLRDGTPLAEVLDRYRLGAAFLWERLRSVATPSERELMLDVSVALLKYVTLIITRISTAASQRVHDPRWDLLERRRGIADALLSGQDPVEWVNDPVIPVADAFLVAVFRLAGTRGGPASALRHRVEAIPGVFLRLDAGGWTALIPLQPGDDGTATEAALLGRLPAAQAGPPPYWVGVGAAHTRESIPVMFDEARVLAELGRCLAHREVLCRRQHLQFEYTVAVSDAARPGLAAVLAPLDAQPLLAETLEVFVDSGFNQLATARQLNVHRNTVTYRLSRVHELTGLDPHRPADAMTLSAARLARRLESADFAP
- a CDS encoding condensation domain-containing protein, with product MEFIELADYPLSAGHVIEWQPTARRHWADWPRDNRAVSYNHEHHLRDALEHSRIRDQRHYWLGHAFRIDGPLDPQAWRGALDAWIDRHEGLRSHVTIEGGKPARYTLPPGEIRVHAVDAGRPTSTISTYHLVQGLLDQGTAPSRWPAYVCVTIANRGGFTVVIAADHSILDGYSTITIGSELRQFYAAALDPKCQPPQSNPGSYLDFCDQERSSADAATVDTDGVRTWQEFLSDARTAGESDATTGPLAPTAPLSRVAARPIQLGAGEQQPTRLMQRNLTIEVLDADGADAASAAAREKRQGLFPVLLAAFAAATTEYGAGRDFRTVIPLHTRSEQQWADTLGWFVGLAPFQLDTAAARGIAELIGPAGEELRRVRTAATVPFGRVCELLQARPRISFMVSYMDVRALPLSDTWVETDTRWLRSRNVSDNEFFFWFIRTPSGVTLNTRYPGTTRATRDIHRHVLRMRDLLAEFVRYGDAAIRPIEGAPLSWK